A stretch of the Lolium perenne isolate Kyuss_39 chromosome 3, Kyuss_2.0, whole genome shotgun sequence genome encodes the following:
- the LOC127345292 gene encoding uncharacterized protein has product MQDLFSVPSCFSSGEKQHLPDATASSATRSGQSAVTLVYRAEIAGQSRLVTVTWCRNLLTHGMQVSIEGSAGGGKDKTGVGGGGRDHSNGQGGAGDGKSCSACKVEMQPWHFWRKYGAKQFQVDGRAVDVVWDLRTARFSDEPEPASDYYVAVVSDEEVVLLLGNQKKEAFRRTGSRPSLSLQDAAQLVCKKEHVFSKKRFLTRARFHDKGKLHDISIECSTGNLAAGMDVDMAIKIDGCVTVLVKHLQWKFRGNDCISINKMKVKVYWDAHDWLFGTGLRQALFIFKPEAPPLLPASHFDADEFSDFCLFLYAWKVE; this is encoded by the coding sequence ATGCAGGACCTGTTCTCGGTCCCCTCCTGCTTCTCGTCCGGCGAGAAGCAGCACCTCCCGGACGCCACCGCGTCCTCGGCGACCAGGTCGGGCCAGAGCGCCGTCACGCTGGTGTACCGCGCGGAGATCGCCGGGCAGAGCCGCCTGGTCACCGTCACTTGGTGCAGAAACCTGCTCACCCACGGCATGCAGGTCTCCATCGAAGGCTCCGCAGGCGGCGGCAAGGACAAAACCGGCGTCGGCGGCGGTGGCAGGGACCACAGCAACGGCCAGGGCGGCGCCGGGGACGGCAAGAGCTGCAGCGCATGCAAGGTGGAGATGCAGCCGTGGCACTTCTGGCGCAAGTACGGTGCCAAGCAGTTCCAGGTGGACGGCAGGGCTGTCGACGTGGTGTGGGACCTCCGCACCGCGCGGTTCTCCGACGAGCCCGAGCCGGCGTCCGACTACTACGTCGCCGTGGTCTCCGACGAGGAGGTGGTGCTCCTCCTCGGCAACCAGAAGAAGGAGGCGTTCCGGCGGACGGGGTCCCGGCCGTCGCTGTCGCTGCAGGACGCCGCGCAGCTGGTGTGCAAGAAGGAGCACGTCTTCAGCAAGAAGCGCTTCCTCACCAGGGCCAGGTTCCACGACAAGGGCAAGCTGCACGACATCAGCATCGAGTGCAGCACCGGCAACCTCGCCGCCGGCATGGACGTCGACATGGCCATCAAGATCGACGGATGCGTCACCGTACTCGTCAAGCACCTGCAGTGGAAGTTCAGGGGCAACGACTGCATCTCCATCAACAAGATGAAGGTGAAGGTCTACTGGGACGCACACGACTGGCTCTTCGGAACCGGCTTGAGGCAAGCACTATTCATCTTCAAGCCCGAGGCGCCGCCGCTGTTGCCGGCTTCGCACTTCGACGCCGATGAGTTCTCCGATTTCTGCCTCTTCCTCTACGCGTGGAAGGTTGAATGA